The following proteins are encoded in a genomic region of Marinitoga hydrogenitolerans DSM 16785:
- a CDS encoding ABC transporter ATP-binding protein has product MSEPVLIVENLKTYFDIAEGTVKAVNGVSFTLNKNESLGVVGETGSGKSVTMKTIMGLIKKPGYIPEGKILFYTDEFSKDGKKEYVDLVKLPYNQFTRIRGRHIAMIFQDPMTSLNPMYTVADQMIETIMYHQNVSEMEARKRAINLLKKVGIPNADKRIDDYPFQFSGGQRQRIVIAIGLSCNPELLIADEPTTALDVTIQAQILELMKDLQNDFNTAMIYITHDLSVVAEIADKVMVMYGGMQMEMADVNTIFEKPTHPYTNMLLNCIPRHDAKKEDLEPIPGQPPIMLDPPSLCPFLPRCPKATDRCKKELSTLQEVEPGHFVRCWNPILDTRTEGDK; this is encoded by the coding sequence TTGTCTGAGCCAGTTCTTATAGTAGAAAACTTGAAAACATATTTCGACATAGCTGAGGGAACAGTTAAGGCAGTTAACGGCGTATCTTTTACTTTAAATAAAAATGAATCTCTTGGTGTTGTTGGTGAAACAGGTTCTGGGAAAAGTGTAACAATGAAAACTATAATGGGACTTATAAAAAAACCAGGGTATATTCCAGAAGGAAAGATTCTTTTTTATACAGATGAGTTCAGTAAAGATGGAAAAAAGGAATATGTAGATTTGGTTAAACTTCCATACAATCAATTTACTAGGATCAGAGGAAGACATATTGCCATGATTTTCCAGGATCCTATGACTTCTTTAAACCCTATGTATACTGTAGCAGACCAAATGATTGAAACTATAATGTATCATCAAAATGTATCAGAAATGGAAGCAAGAAAAAGGGCTATAAATCTTCTAAAGAAGGTTGGAATCCCCAATGCAGATAAAAGAATTGATGATTATCCTTTTCAATTTTCTGGGGGTCAACGACAAAGAATTGTTATAGCTATTGGTTTATCCTGTAATCCAGAATTGTTAATAGCTGATGAACCAACTACGGCATTAGATGTTACAATTCAAGCACAAATTTTAGAATTAATGAAGGATTTGCAAAATGATTTCAATACTGCTATGATATATATCACACATGATTTATCTGTTGTAGCAGAAATTGCTGATAAAGTTATGGTTATGTATGGTGGTATGCAAATGGAAATGGCTGATGTAAATACTATTTTTGAAAAACCAACACATCCATACACTAATATGTTACTTAATTGTATTCCAAGACATGATGCCAAAAAGGAAGATCTGGAACCAATTCCAGGGCAACCACCGATTATGTTAGATCCCCCATCATTGTGTCCATTTTTACCAAGATGTCCAAAAGCGACTGATAGATGTAAAAAGGAATTATCAACGTTACAAGAAGTTGAACCCGGGCATTTTGTAAGATGTTGGAATCCTATTTTGGACACAAGAACGGAGGGAGATAAATAA
- a CDS encoding S4 domain-containing protein: MRLDKFLKVNKIIKRRTIANDLAKAGKIFKDGKPLKPSYEVKVGDTICILLYNKKIIFKVLEEHKIEILQVINVNK, translated from the coding sequence ATGAGATTAGATAAATTTCTAAAAGTCAATAAAATTATTAAAAGACGCACTATTGCAAATGATTTAGCAAAAGCTGGAAAAATTTTTAAAGATGGTAAACCTTTAAAGCCATCTTATGAAGTCAAGGTAGGAGATACTATTTGCATTTTATTATACAATAAAAAAATTATTTTCAAAGTGTTAGAAGAACACAAAATCGAGATTTTACAGGTAATAAATGTGAATAAATAA
- a CDS encoding replication-associated recombination protein A, producing MNNIPLYERLRPKDLNEVLGNEKLKKILKSWINMNKIKSFVIYGPPGSGKTTVISAFLNELDNRKYDIYKISGALEGAKTLKNIISNTENPLFKKQTVLFVDEIHRLNKAEQDVLLLHVEKGDLILVGSTTENPSFSVNPALLSRILTFEITPLSEKEIEELLRRLKNMYKEIKFSDDLSINLKSFFNYDVRRIINTIEALIDMGIKDITPHSFKEILTSFGYSKEDKYDAISAFIKSIRGSDPDAAIFYLSYMLENGEDPLYIARRLIILSSEDVGLADPMAINIAVSAFLATKEIGYPECVYPLSEATLYLSAAPKSNSTKAYFEAKKYINMKFDIPMKLRNPVTKWMKNKGYGKGYKYPHDFNGFVKETYLPEILKEFQFYIPKNIGFEGKIKQRLKKLWNGVKEY from the coding sequence TTGAATAATATACCATTATATGAAAGATTAAGGCCAAAAGATTTAAATGAAGTTTTGGGAAATGAAAAATTAAAAAAGATATTAAAAAGCTGGATAAATATGAATAAGATAAAATCATTTGTTATTTATGGCCCTCCTGGTTCTGGTAAAACAACAGTTATTTCCGCTTTTTTAAATGAATTAGACAATCGAAAGTATGATATATATAAAATTTCTGGGGCATTAGAAGGTGCAAAAACATTAAAAAATATCATTTCAAATACTGAAAATCCACTATTTAAAAAACAAACGGTTTTATTTGTTGATGAGATACACAGACTAAATAAAGCGGAGCAGGATGTTTTGTTATTACACGTAGAAAAGGGAGATTTAATATTGGTGGGTTCAACTACAGAGAACCCATCATTTTCTGTTAATCCTGCATTGCTTTCAAGGATATTAACATTTGAAATTACCCCTTTATCTGAAAAAGAAATAGAAGAATTATTAAGAAGATTAAAAAATATGTATAAAGAGATAAAATTTTCAGATGATTTAAGCATTAATCTAAAAAGTTTTTTTAATTATGATGTAAGAAGAATAATCAACACAATAGAAGCACTAATTGATATGGGTATAAAAGATATAACACCACATTCATTTAAAGAAATACTGACATCTTTTGGATATTCCAAAGAAGATAAATACGATGCAATTTCCGCTTTTATAAAAAGCATCAGAGGCAGTGATCCAGATGCGGCAATTTTTTATCTATCATATATGCTTGAAAATGGTGAAGATCCTTTATATATAGCCAGAAGACTCATAATACTATCTTCTGAAGACGTAGGACTTGCTGATCCAATGGCAATAAATATAGCAGTTTCTGCATTTTTAGCAACAAAGGAAATTGGTTATCCAGAATGTGTATATCCACTTAGTGAAGCAACATTATATTTATCCGCTGCTCCAAAATCAAACTCGACAAAGGCTTATTTTGAAGCAAAAAAGTATATTAATATGAAATTTGATATACCTATGAAATTAAGGAATCCAGTTACAAAATGGATGAAAAATAAAGGTTATGGTAAAGGTTATAAATATCCTCATGATTTTAATGGATTCGTTAAAGAAACATATTTGCCAGAAATTTTAAAAGAATTTCAGTTTTATATACCAAAAAATATAGGATTTGAAGGCAAAATAAAACAAAGATTAAAAAAGTTATGGAACGGAGTTAAAGAGTATTAA
- a CDS encoding DegV family protein has protein sequence MEKVGFIVDSGTDIPKDIIEKYNIKVVPLRIIINGKEYEEGTISEEFLIERLNDSEVKTSLPNPEKIEKAIKEFINSGIKKILTFNISGSMSGTYNLFRLVSNKIKEEYTDVEIENIDTLNISIGAGLVAYRSIKMLEEGKSFEEVALWGKENAKKSKIFFVIPTLQYLAKGGRIGKVSAKIGELLNIKPIISNSDEGIYYTVTKVRGLKKAYKRVYNEFLKFVDNNKYLAAVYISGASKEIEKLQNDVYKKIMELENTMEVFVGKLSSTLLVHAGPDMYGIGAIIVD, from the coding sequence ATGGAAAAAGTTGGTTTTATTGTTGATTCAGGTACAGACATCCCAAAAGATATTATAGAAAAATATAACATAAAAGTTGTTCCATTAAGAATAATCATTAATGGTAAAGAATATGAAGAAGGTACAATAAGTGAAGAATTTTTAATTGAACGGTTGAACGATAGTGAAGTGAAGACATCTTTACCAAATCCTGAAAAAATTGAAAAAGCAATAAAAGAGTTTATAAACAGTGGAATAAAAAAAATATTAACATTTAATATTTCAGGAAGCATGAGTGGAACATATAACCTTTTCAGACTTGTTTCTAATAAAATCAAAGAAGAATATACAGATGTTGAAATAGAGAATATAGATACATTAAACATATCTATAGGGGCAGGTTTGGTAGCTTATAGATCAATAAAGATGCTTGAAGAAGGAAAGTCTTTTGAAGAAGTTGCTTTATGGGGAAAAGAAAATGCGAAAAAATCCAAAATATTCTTTGTAATTCCAACATTACAATATTTAGCAAAAGGTGGAAGGATAGGTAAAGTATCAGCAAAAATTGGAGAATTATTGAATATTAAGCCTATTATATCAAATAGCGATGAAGGTATTTATTATACAGTAACAAAAGTAAGAGGATTAAAAAAAGCGTATAAGAGGGTTTATAATGAATTTTTAAAGTTTGTGGATAATAACAAGTATTTAGCGGCAGTTTATATAAGTGGAGCATCAAAAGAAATAGAAAAATTACAAAATGATGTTTATAAGAAAATTATGGAGTTAGAAAACACCATGGAAGTTTTTGTTGGAAAACTTTCAAGTACATTATTGGTTCACGCAGGACCGGATATGTATGGGATTGGTGCAATAATTGTTGATTAA
- a CDS encoding DegV family protein — translation MKKIGIIVDSGCDVPKEILERFDNIKVVPLRTIINDKEYDEGTFSEEYLFEHLDEKIATSLPKPEKIKNTIETMIEKGYNKIITINISKNLSGTYNLFKMISDGIMKENDTIQIVNIDSLNISIGSALVVYRAAQYIEEGKDFDEIIDLINTDIKNATVFYVVPTLKYLARGGRIGKVSAMLGQIMNIKPIISVNDEGIYYTVSKIRGFNKSIEELYNQILKFINNQNFIAGVVISGNSDRLINMQNELISRLNSINKSIEVFRGKVSSTLSAHTGPGLIGIGVLKLSVGG, via the coding sequence ATGAAAAAAATAGGTATTATTGTGGATTCTGGTTGTGATGTACCAAAAGAAATTTTAGAAAGATTCGACAATATAAAAGTTGTTCCATTAAGGACGATTATTAATGATAAAGAATATGATGAAGGAACATTTTCTGAGGAATATCTTTTTGAACATTTAGATGAAAAAATAGCAACTTCGTTACCTAAACCAGAAAAAATTAAAAATACAATAGAAACTATGATTGAAAAAGGATATAATAAAATTATTACTATTAATATATCAAAAAATTTAAGCGGAACATACAATCTTTTTAAAATGATTTCAGATGGAATTATGAAAGAAAATGATACAATACAAATTGTTAATATAGATTCTTTGAATATTTCTATAGGCTCAGCATTAGTGGTATATAGAGCTGCTCAATATATAGAAGAAGGAAAGGATTTTGATGAAATTATAGATTTGATAAATACAGATATAAAAAATGCGACAGTGTTTTATGTTGTGCCTACATTAAAATATCTTGCTCGAGGTGGGAGAATAGGAAAGGTTTCTGCAATGTTAGGCCAAATAATGAATATTAAACCAATAATCTCAGTTAACGACGAGGGAATATATTATACAGTTTCAAAGATTAGAGGATTTAATAAATCTATAGAAGAATTATATAATCAAATTTTAAAATTTATAAATAATCAAAATTTTATTGCTGGTGTTGTAATTAGTGGCAATAGTGATAGGCTAATAAATATGCAAAATGAGTTAATATCAAGATTAAATTCTATTAATAAATCTATAGAAGTTTTTAGAGGAAAGGTTTCAAGTACATTGTCTGCTCATACTGGCCCCGGATTAATAGGGATTGGCGTATTAAAATTAAGTGTTGGAGGTTGA
- a CDS encoding CBS domain-containing protein has product MYVKLWMKNSFNTLHATNTVDDAIKLFFEKDVEIVLIIRKNGTLLSSIRREDIAVLMEYNSEDPLIDVLDPIEDFLYEDDLVEDVLLTMLETNYKVLPVVDYDMKPVGLFGFHELIKAMVNITALNETGTKVILTLTDKPGELKKIVETISNNSLNILSMTTCKINKNRRMLSIKLSLKDVNIVSSILDENNIEYDGIYEEA; this is encoded by the coding sequence ATGTACGTAAAATTATGGATGAAAAATTCTTTTAATACATTACATGCAACTAACACTGTTGACGACGCTATAAAGCTTTTTTTTGAAAAAGACGTTGAAATTGTTTTAATAATAAGAAAAAACGGAACTTTACTTTCATCCATACGGCGTGAAGATATCGCTGTCCTAATGGAATACAATAGTGAAGACCCATTAATAGACGTGCTTGATCCAATAGAAGATTTTTTATATGAAGATGATTTAGTTGAAGACGTTTTGCTAACAATGTTGGAAACAAATTATAAAGTATTACCTGTTGTTGATTATGATATGAAACCCGTAGGTTTATTTGGTTTTCATGAATTGATTAAAGCCATGGTAAATATAACTGCTCTCAATGAAACAGGTACAAAAGTTATTTTAACACTAACCGACAAACCTGGTGAACTAAAAAAAATAGTTGAAACTATCAGTAATAATAGTTTAAATATCCTCTCAATGACCACATGTAAAATAAACAAAAACAGAAGAATGTTATCTATAAAATTATCCTTAAAAGACGTTAATATTGTATCATCTATATTGGACGAAAATAATATCGAATATGATGGTATATATGAAGAAGCTTAA
- a CDS encoding MBL fold metallo-hydrolase: MRFKTILDGGLLTITGRVHGTFSSVFLLEDEKRKILIDPSHVHVIQDIESNLDISPDEITDIVLTHVHLDHAYNSIFFPKATVRIHENYKGKNYRNFGPLIGQAYQQIINSWENRVKTFKDNDVLFNSIQIIYTPYHSKEHVSLFIKSDNMGNLFLPGDICMTKIDFYDIMRNLRTDKVAEIVKKWSEKSDYVLFTHDTPYKIKK; the protein is encoded by the coding sequence ATGAGATTTAAGACCATATTAGACGGCGGATTACTAACTATAACAGGAAGAGTTCATGGTACATTTTCATCTGTTTTTTTATTAGAAGATGAAAAAAGAAAAATATTAATAGACCCCAGTCATGTTCATGTAATACAGGATATAGAATCCAATCTAGACATATCTCCTGACGAAATCACAGATATTGTACTAACTCACGTTCATTTAGACCATGCCTATAATTCTATTTTTTTTCCAAAAGCCACAGTAAGAATTCATGAAAATTATAAAGGAAAAAATTATAGAAACTTTGGTCCATTAATTGGCCAAGCCTATCAGCAAATAATAAATTCATGGGAAAACCGTGTTAAAACTTTTAAAGATAATGATGTTTTATTTAATTCAATACAGATAATATACACACCTTATCATTCTAAAGAGCATGTTTCGCTATTTATCAAGTCTGATAACATGGGAAATCTTTTCTTGCCTGGAGATATTTGTATGACAAAAATTGATTTTTATGATATTATGAGAAACTTGAGAACTGATAAAGTTGCTGAAATTGTTAAAAAATGGAGTGAAAAGTCTGATTATGTGCTTTTCACACATGATACTCCATATAAAATAAAAAAATAA